In a genomic window of Clavelina lepadiformis chromosome 7, kaClaLepa1.1, whole genome shotgun sequence:
- the LOC143466032 gene encoding protein FAM241B-like, protein MVRILANGEIVQDDDPRIRRTPTSSTSRIGGVNRDEQQEGNYRQNDAYQGGPTIFDTWNQKLLQVGIPRWNIGSHTVEPIMTVAALLVLIFVGLPGLLFLGLLYFVVKSSQQRTDNAPPRSRGPSGGPGRGQTGGGRRLGR, encoded by the exons ATGGTTCGTATTTTAGCAAATGGTGAGATTGTGCAGGATGACGATCCTAGAATTAGAAGAACTCCAACCAGTTCTACTTCAAGAATT GGAGGCGTGAACAGGGATGAACAACAGGAGGGCAACTACAGACAAAACGACGCCTATCAAGGAGGGCCAACGATCTTTGATACCTGGAATCAGAAACTTCTACAAGTTGGCATACCAAGATGGAACATAGGGTCGCACACAGTTGAACCGATTATGACGGTCGCTGCATTGCTGGTGCTCATCTTTGTCGGGCTTCCCGGGCTCCTGTTTCTCGGACTACtgtattttgttgtaaaatcaaGTCAGCAAAGGACAGATAACGCACCTCCGAGAAGCAGAGGACCTAGTGGTGGACCAGGAAGAGGGCAGACAGGAGGAGGAAGGCGACTAGGAAGATGA
- the LOC143466030 gene encoding DNA-directed primase/polymerase protein-like: MTMLKSWTFCCFNVSKICYRKLCVGAMIKKLKTKHQCNIEKRMKDYQENPVKMTYKPRLSDVWLPPPLWKLFYKQSDAIDYAKTQKHQHAFVFSFEIDNSRPGARRYVVASLEEFWSYYIQMAQGKRHFYELIQSGALCHLYFDLEFDKTLNKTKNTESMIQMWVTYTCKCLYNEFKVNCSRRNVVELDSTTETKFSQHLIWHVPNAAFKNNLEAGNFVKKICCDLLSYLKLKNDVSSDVDAIAKHWITSLDHADDLSNLLVTSSSGEKQLFVDQSVYSNNRNFRLFHSSKKGKIRELELSENCQFPFEPVNIRTTCCMHHMMHTSHHMHHMMSPSKTKKLNGGLTQCRDELIFFSSFITNVFNRDDLTILEMPEHDKKSNAYVSPYKNSQLVSGTSHNIEYDESCIPEDNDTDVPFKELHAFVTDLIKQFNSDAFVRMQRYFPTTKTISYEITGTRYCGNIGREHKSNGILYVANLKTMYCYQKCHDYECRNYRSDPIPFPEAVKERLKNSFNELSDDEMVKEVEIWERNQNHTAQENDNF, translated from the coding sequence ATGACGATGTTGAAATCGTGGaccttttgttgttttaatgttaGCAAAATTTGTTATAGAAAGCTCTGTGTTGGCGCCAtgataaaaaagttgaaaactaAACACCAGTGCAATATTGAAAAGCGGATGAAAGATTATCAGGAGAATCCAGTAAAAATGACCTACAAACCAAGATTGTCAGATGTGTGGTTGCCACCGCCATTGTGGAAactattttacaaacaaagcGATGCTATAGATTATGCAAAAACTCAGAAGCACCAACAtgcttttgtgttttctttCGAAATTGATAACTCAAGACCTGGGGCCAGGCGTTATGTTGTGGCAAGTCTGGAAGAATTCTGGTCGTATTACATTCAGATGGCTCAAGGAAAGAGACATTTTTATGAGCTTATCCAATCAGGAGCTCTGTGTCATCTCTACTTTGACCTGGAATTTGATAAGACTTTGAACAAGACAAAAAACACAGAGTCAATGATACAAATGTGGGTCACATACACTTGCAAATGTCTGTACAATGAATTTAAAGTCAATTGTTCAAGGCGAAACGTTGTAGAATTGGACTCCACTACAGAAACCAAGTTTAGTCAACATCTTATCTGGCATGTACCTAATgcagcttttaaaaataatttggaaGCTGgaaactttgttaaaaaaatctgTTGTGATCTGCTGTCTTATCTTAAGCTGAAAAATGACGTATCTAGTGATGTTGATGCTATTGCCAAACATTGGATAACTTCTTTAGACCATGCAGATGACTTGAGCAACCTTTTGGTGACAAGTTCTAGTGGTGAAAAACAATTATTCGTTGATCAATCTGTTTATTCAAACAATCGAAATTTCCGTTTATTTCATTCCagtaaaaaaggaaaaattcgAGAGTTGGAGCTTTCTGAGAATTGTCAATTTCCCTTTGAACCGGTCAACATCAGAACAACTTGTTGCATGCATCACATGATGCACACATCACATCACATGCATCACATGATGTCCCCAAGCAAAACCAAGAAGTTAAACGGTGGGCTCACTCAATGTAGAGATGAACTTATATTCTTTTCTTCGTttataacaaatgtttttaatcgTGATGATTTAACAATACTAGAAATGCCTGAACAcgataaaaaatcaaacgcaTATGTTTCACCTTATAAAAATTCCCAATTGGTCAGTGGAACATCGCATAACATTGAGTATGACGAGTCATGTATACCAGAAGACAATGACACTGACGTACCATTCAAGGAGCTACATGCGTTTGTGACTGAcctaataaaacaatttaattcgGATGCCTTCGTGCGTATGCAAAGGTATTTCCCAACCACCAAAACCATATCATATGAAATCACAGGAACAAGGTATTGTGGAAACATTGGTCGTGAACATAAAAGCAATGGAATCTTATACGTGGCCAACCTAAAAACAATGTATTGCTATCAGAAATGTCATGATTATGAATGCAGGAATTACAGATCTGATCCCATTCCATTTCCCGAAGCCGTCAAGGAGAgattaaaaaatagttttaatgaACTCTCTGATGATGAAATGGTTAAAGAAGTGGAAATTTGGGAAAGAAACCAGAACCACACTGCTCAAGAAAatgataatttttga
- the LOC143465860 gene encoding mRNA-decapping enzyme 1B-like, with the protein MMFSEMEKNVILRILRRHNSNISHMIDSAIQVEAYLYNSNAKTEEFIMEGTLFVYSSYVRPYYGFIILDPLQLKTLLEPMPYCCTELFDIRSQSFEYIRCPTPNFDHRLQFSDEGDGYRIGHLLNNLMEHEENDAKEKQDLAYRTQHFGIYEIDSDEEFEEDILEEVD; encoded by the exons atgATGTTTTCTGAAATGGAAAAGAACGTTATTTTGAGAATACTTCGGCGTCATAATTCTAACATTTCGCACATGATAGATTCTGCAATTCAAGTTGAAGCTTATCTGTAcaattcaaatgcaaaaacG gAGGAATTTATAATGGAAGgaactttgtttgtttattcaaG CTACGTTCGTCCCTACTATGGCTTCATAATATTGGATCCATTgcaattaaaaactttgttggaACCGATGCCTTATTGTTGTACGGAGTTGTTCGACATTCGATCACAAAGTTTTGAATATATAAGATGTCCCA CTCCAAATTTTGATCATCGATTACAGTTTTCCGATGAAGGAGATGGTTATCGAATCGGGCATCTTCTAAATAA TCTAATGGAACATGAAGAAAACGATGccaaagaaaaacaagatttgGCATATCGAACACAACATTTTGGGATTTATGAAATAGACAGCGATGAAGAGTTCGAGGAAGACATTCTGGAAGAAGTGGATTAA